A window from Theobroma cacao cultivar B97-61/B2 chromosome 3, Criollo_cocoa_genome_V2, whole genome shotgun sequence encodes these proteins:
- the LOC18604180 gene encoding kinesin-like protein NACK1 — translation MTVRTPGTPASKTDRTPVTTPGGPKSKEEKIVVTVRLRPLSKREQLAKDQVAWDCVDEHTIVSKHAAQERTAQPTSFTFDKVFGPSSLTETVYEDGVKNVALSSLMGINATIFAYGQTSSGKTYTMRGITEKAVNDIYQHILNTPERDFTIKISGLEIYNENVRDLLNSESDRNLKLLDDPEKGTVVEKLVEETASNDQHLRHLISICEAQRQVGETALNDTSSRSHQIIRLTIQSTLRENSDCVRSFVASLNFVDLAGSERASQTHADGARLREGCHINLSLMTLTTVIRKLSVGKRSGHIPYRDSKLTRILQHSLGGNARTAIICTLSPALSHFEQSRNTLFFATRAKEVTNNAQVNMVVSDKQLVKHLQKEVARLEAELRTPDPSREKDLKIQQMEMEIEELKRQRDLAQSQVDELRRKLQDDQQISNPLESSRPSVKKCLSYSGVLSPKLDGKELGRNDRTRKTMLRQSMRQSSTAPFTLMHEIRKLEHLQEQLGEEANRALEVLQKEVACHRLGNQDAAETIAKLQAEIREMRSVRSIPKEVEVGTAIAPNKSVSANLKEEITRLHSQGSTIADLEEQLENVQKSIDKLVMSLPSNNQESNREATPKTKSQSKKKKLLPLASSNAANRQNFIRSPCSPLSTSRQILEPENEENRPPEDDDIVSKETLPESEKETPVKSEEGGDVSLKEGTPGYRRSSSVNMRKMQKMFQNAAEENVRSIRAYVTELKERVAKLQYQKQLLVCQVLELEANEAAGYNIEDDESAIEPEEPQVAWHVTFREQRQQIIELWDVCYVSIIHRTQFYLLFKGDPADQIYMEVELRRLNWLQQHFAELGNASPALVGDEPSVSLSSSIRALKREREFLAKRLTSRLSVEERDALYIKWDVPLDGKQRKLQFINKLWTDPHDAKHIEESAQIVAKLVGFCEGGNMSKEMFELNFALPADKRPWVVGWNQISNLLNL, via the exons aTGACAGTTAGAACTCCAGGAACCCCAGCCAGTAAGACAGACAGGACGCCTGTAACAACACCTGGAGGCCCTAAATCAAAGGAAGAGAAGATTGTAGTTACTGTAAGGTTAAGGCCTTTAAGCAAAAGGGAGCAACTGGCCAAAGATCAAGTAGCATGGGACTGCGTCGACGAACACACCATCGTGTCTAAACATGCTGCTCAAGAACGCACAGCTCAGCCAACTTCTTTCACATTTG ATAAAGTTTTTGGTCCTTCATCCTTAACTGAAACGGTTTACGAGGATGGAGTGAAGAATGTTGCTTTGTCTTCTTTGATGGGCATCAATG CTACGATATTTGCATATGGCCAAACCAGCAGTGGGAAGACATACACGATGAGAGGAATAACAGAGAAGGCTGTTAATGACATCTACCAGCATATATTGAAT ACACCAGAGAGGGATTTTACTATTAAAATTTCGGGATTAGAAATTTATAATGAGAATGTTAGAGACCTGTTAAATTCAGAATCCGACCGCAATCTCAAGCTTCTAGATGATCCGGAG AAAGGTACTGTGGTTGAGAAGTTGGTGGAAGAAACAGCAAGCAATGATCAGCATTTAAGACATCTGATTAGCATTTGTGAAG CTCAAAGGCAAGTTGGTGAAACTGCCTTAAATGATACTAGCTCACGGTCACACCAAATAATAAGATTG ACAATTCAAAGTACCCTGCGTGAAAATTCTGATTGTGTGAGATCATTTGTTGCAAGCCTG AACTTTGTGGATCTAGCTGGAAGTGAAAGAGCTTCACAAACACATGCTGATGGTGCAAGACTCAGGGAAGGCTGTCATATTAACCTTAGTTTGATGACTCTGACAACTGTAATCAGAAAACTCAG TGTTGGAAAAAGAAGTGGTCATATACCATATAGAGACTCGAAGCTTACTCGCATATTGCAGCACTCACTGGGTGGAAATGCACGTACTGCCATCATATGTACTCTGAGTCCAGCACTGAGTCATTTTGAACAATCTCGTAATACTCTCTTCTTTGCCACTCGGGCAAAGGAAGTGACAAATAATGCACAAGTCAATATG GTTGTTTCGGATAAACAACTAGTCAAACATCTGCAGAAAGAAGTGGCCAGGCTAGAAGCAGAGCTTCGCACCCCTGATCCATCAAGGGAAAAAGACTTAAAAATACAACAG ATGGAAATGGAGATTGAAGAACTGAAGCGCCAAAGAGATCTTGCACAATCTCAGGTGGATGAGTTGCGCAGAAAACTTCAGGACGATCAGCAG ATCTCAAACCCACTTGAATCATCACGTCCATCAGTAAAGAAGTGCCTATCTTATTCTGGTGTGTTGTCCCCAAAACTTGATGGTAAGGAGCTTGGCCGCAATGATAGAACAAGGAAAACAATGTTAAGGCAGTCTATGAGGCAATCATCAACCGCTCCTTTCACACTTATGCATGAAATTCGTAAACTTGAACATCTTCAAGAGCAGCTTGGAGAAGAAGCAAATCGAGCTTTGGAAGTACTTCAAAAAGAGGTGGCTTGTCATAGACTAGGTAATCAAGATGCAGCTGAGACAATTGCCAAGCTGCAGGCAGAAATAAGGGAGATGCGTTCTGTCCGGTCAATTCCAAAGGAAGTTGAAGTTGGAACTGCTATAGCTCCTAACAAAAGTGTTAGTGCTAATCTTAAGGAAGAGATAACAAGACTTCATTCACAAGGTAGCACAATAGCTGACCTTGAGGAGCAATTAGAGAATGTTCAGAAGTCAATAGACAAATTGGTAATGTCTCTTCCAAGCAATAATCAGGAATCCAACCGTGAAGCAACCCCCAAAACTAAGAGTCAATCtaaaaagaagaagttgcttCCCTTAGCTTCTAGTAATGCTGCGAACCGGCAAAATTTTATAAGATCTCCATGCTCACCTCTATCAACCTCTCGGCAAATTTTGGAGCCtgagaatgaagaaaatagacCTCCAGAGGATGATGACATTGTCTCCAAGGAGACTCTCCCAGAATCTGAGAAAGAAACACCTGTGAAGAGTGAAGAGGGTGGAGATGTCTCATTAAAGGAAGGCACTCCAGGATATAGGCGTTCAAGTTCAGTCAACATGAGGAAAATGCAGAAGATGTTTCAGAATGCAGCCGAAGAGAATGTAAGAAGCATAAGAGCATACGTAACAGAACTGAAAGAGCGTGTTGCCAAGCTGCAATACCAGAAGCAGCTACTTGTTTGTCAG GTGCTTGAGCTGGAAGCAAATGAAGCAGCTGGATACAATATAGAGGATGATGAGAGTGCCATTGAACCAGAGGAACCCCAAGTTGCATGGCATGTAACCTTCAGGGAGCAAAGGCAGCAGATCATTGAGTTATGGGATGTCTGCTATGTCTCCATCATTCATAGAACAcagttttatttgttattcAAGGGAGATCCTGCTGACCAAATATACATGGAAGTGGAGCTTAGACGCTTAAATTGGCTGCAGCAGCATTTTGCAGAACTTGGAAATGCAAGCCCAGCTCTTGTAGGAGATGAGCCCTCAGTGTCTTTGTCATCAag TATTAGAGCGCTGAAGCGTGAAAGGGAATTCCTTGCAAAGAGGTTGACCTCACGCCTGAGTGTGGAGGAGAGAGATGCATTGTACATAAAATGGGATGTACCACTGGACGGAAAGCAGAGGAAACTACAATTCATAAACAAGCTGTGGACAGATCCTCATGATGCAAAACACATAGAGGAGAGTGCTCAGATAGTGGCAAAGCTTGTAGGGTTCTGCGAAGGCGGCAACATGTCGAAAGAGATGTTTGAGCTCAATTTTGCGCTACCAGCTGACAAGAGGCCTTGGGTTGTGGGGTGGAATCAGATATCAAACCTTCTTAATttgtaa
- the LOC108661085 gene encoding non-specific lipid-transfer protein 2 — protein MKASYIALCAVVVLLLAEAQVSMAVTCSPTQLSSCVSAITSSSPPSKLCCSKIKEQKPCLCQYLRNPNLKRFINTPNARKVASTCGTPFPRC, from the coding sequence ATGAAGGCATCATATATTGCATTGTGTGCCGTGGTGGTGCTCCTCCTGGCTGAAGCCCAGGTCTCAATGGCAGTGACATGCAGCCCAACACAGCTGAGCTCTTGCGTGAGTGCGATAACATCTTCATCTCCACCATCTAAACTGTGCTGCAGCAAGATCAAGGAACAGAAGCCTTGCCTTTGCCAATACCTTAGGAATCCCAACCTCAAGAGATTCATTAACACCCCCAATGCCAGGAAGGTTGCTAGTACTTGTGGTACTCCCTTCCCAAGGTGCTAG